From the genome of Elusimicrobiota bacterium, one region includes:
- a CDS encoding PAS domain-containing protein, with translation MSENPDPQRWQEENRLLKQRIAELEQSASILSEIPEIIMRVDANKVYTWANRAGLEFFGDEVVGREAKEYFAGDQETYTITQPLFDGKTNLLYVESRQRRKDGNIRLLGWWCRPLVNKQGQVVGALSTAQDITAFRSAEEDLRRSQQVLGTIIDAIPVRVFWKDRDLKYLGCNTAFARDAGFAHAEDLIDKDDYQMGWREQADLYRADDRQVIDSGHSKLLIEETQTTPDGKSITLLTNKIPLYGPSGEISGVLGTYMDITDRQRVLKALDRERNFNTALLENMEAGVVACDEHGKLILFNRVAREWHGMDALAIDPSEWAGHYNLFMADGVTPMDVNTIPLARAFNGERVRDATMVLAAKGKPKRHILAQAAPIAGEKGQVLGAVAIMYDITQRKRMEEAVRLSEKMSAVGQLAAGISHEINNPLGVIIGYVEALAQRITPGHPFESPVGAIKREALRCKHLVQSLLTFSRSMDQEKESVEISEAIQGALALVEPQARVRQIRIETHLHSSLPRITANKNQLQQIIINLANNAIDAMSPGGCLRIVTELCASRGDGRSVCLKVIDNGSGIPSDIRSRIFEPFFTTKPVGQGTGLGLSLVFELVQKQGAQIDVQSSPGHTEFGLYFPADTEKGV, from the coding sequence ATGAGTGAAAATCCGGATCCACAAAGATGGCAGGAAGAGAACCGTCTCCTCAAACAACGCATTGCCGAACTGGAGCAATCCGCCTCCATTCTGTCCGAAATACCTGAAATTATCATGCGCGTTGATGCGAACAAGGTCTACACATGGGCCAATCGGGCCGGACTGGAATTTTTTGGGGATGAGGTGGTCGGCCGGGAGGCGAAGGAGTATTTTGCGGGCGATCAGGAAACGTACACCATCACACAGCCCCTGTTCGACGGCAAAACCAACCTGCTTTATGTGGAAAGCCGGCAGCGTCGAAAGGACGGCAACATCCGGCTATTGGGTTGGTGGTGCCGGCCGCTAGTCAACAAACAGGGGCAGGTTGTTGGCGCATTATCTACCGCACAAGACATCACCGCGTTCCGGTCGGCGGAAGAGGACCTGCGCCGTTCGCAACAAGTGCTGGGAACGATTATTGATGCCATTCCGGTCCGCGTCTTCTGGAAGGACCGAGACCTCAAGTATCTCGGATGCAACACGGCCTTTGCCCGCGACGCCGGGTTTGCCCATGCCGAAGACCTCATCGACAAAGACGACTATCAGATGGGTTGGCGCGAGCAGGCGGATTTGTATCGCGCCGACGACCGGCAGGTGATCGACAGCGGCCACTCAAAACTCTTGATAGAAGAAACCCAGACAACGCCGGACGGAAAATCCATCACGCTATTAACCAATAAAATTCCACTCTACGGACCCTCCGGAGAGATCTCCGGAGTTCTCGGAACCTACATGGACATCACCGATCGTCAACGGGTGCTCAAAGCTCTCGATCGCGAACGGAATTTCAACACCGCCTTGCTCGAAAATATGGAAGCCGGCGTCGTTGCTTGCGATGAGCATGGCAAACTGATCCTGTTTAACCGTGTGGCTCGCGAGTGGCATGGGATGGATGCACTCGCCATCGATCCGTCGGAATGGGCGGGACACTATAACCTTTTTATGGCCGACGGTGTCACCCCGATGGATGTGAACACAATTCCGCTGGCCCGGGCCTTTAACGGCGAACGGGTTCGCGATGCCACCATGGTATTGGCCGCCAAAGGCAAACCCAAACGCCACATTCTCGCGCAGGCCGCACCGATTGCCGGCGAGAAGGGCCAGGTCCTGGGCGCCGTGGCCATCATGTACGACATTACCCAGCGCAAACGTATGGAGGAGGCCGTCCGGCTATCCGAAAAGATGTCGGCCGTTGGACAGCTCGCGGCCGGAATCTCACACGAGATTAACAATCCACTGGGAGTCATCATCGGTTACGTGGAGGCGCTCGCCCAACGGATCACGCCAGGCCACCCGTTTGAATCCCCGGTGGGAGCCATCAAACGCGAGGCGCTTCGTTGCAAACATCTCGTGCAAAGCCTGCTGACATTTTCCAGATCGATGGATCAGGAGAAGGAGTCGGTTGAGATCAGCGAAGCCATTCAGGGAGCGCTGGCACTGGTTGAACCGCAAGCCCGGGTCCGCCAGATTCGCATCGAAACCCATCTGCATTCCTCGCTCCCGCGAATCACGGCTAACAAAAATCAGCTTCAGCAGATCATTATCAATTTGGCCAATAATGCGATTGATGCGATGTCTCCCGGCGGCTGTCTGCGGATCGTGACGGAGTTGTGCGCGTCCCGCGGTGACGGCCGGTCCGTCTGCCTCAAGGTGATCGATAACGGCAGCGGCATCCCCTCAGATATACGCTCCCGCATTTTCGAGCCGTTCTTTACGACAAAACCGGTCGGCCAAGGGACAGGACTGGGCTTAAGCCTGGTGTTTGAGTTGGTCCAGAAACAGGGCGCTCAGATTGACGTCCAGAGTAGTCCCGGCCATACCGAATTTGGCTTATACTTTCCGGCTGATACAGAAAAAGGGGTCTGA